A genomic window from Salvia hispanica cultivar TCC Black 2014 chromosome 5, UniMelb_Shisp_WGS_1.0, whole genome shotgun sequence includes:
- the LOC125188131 gene encoding putative F-box/LRR-repeat protein 9: protein MERFDKLFSLYHSFPLVNNPHIHPDSPPLSNLRNSPYPPFYTYQGVQICLQTRKFDGNDPAGLYSVDEYFDFHDTPPHKRRRLLEECKEGQASQWLRWMRTNVLKPPKKIPVVASSSVPPSPPWIKLPRNVMANILQRLGAEEVLRRAQTVCTAWWKVSKDPALWRVIDFSNPRQGVFNDEYYAMCRCAVDRSQGQLVDITIQYFGDDELMEYIANRSPSLKRLKLGTCFFISGKCATRMIAKLRQLEELHLTIRPWIGASHIIAIGNSCPLLKSFSCNGFKCKLLTNEFIDHNEPFRHAYALAISQSMPNLRHLQVFAHWMGNKGLELILNGCPHLESLDVRRCFDLDLEGDLGKRCREQIKYLKLPDDSVSDIPWPNCDGGDPFGTSAYSFEDYVYDYVKHYCYRRRL from the exons ATGGAACGATTTGATAAGCTATTCTCTCTATATCACTCATTTCCCCTGGTGAATAACCCTCATATCCATCCGGACTCTCCACCGCTTTCCAACCTTCGGAACTCACCTTATCCTCCTTTCTACACCTACCAAGGTGTCCAGATCTGCCTTCAGACCCGTAAATTCGATGGCAACGACCCCGCCGGCCTCTACAGCGTCGACGAATACTTCGACTTCCACGACACTCCTCCCCACAAGCGGAGACGTCTATTGGAAGAATGCAAGGAAGGCCAAGCTTCACAGTGGCTCCGGTGGATGCGGACCAACGTCCTTAAGCCCCCGAAGAAAATTCCGGTGGTTGCTTCATCCTCAGTCCCTCCTTCGCCTCCGTGGATTAAACTGCCCAGGAATGTAATGGCCAATATTCTGCAGAGGCTGGGGGCAGAGGAAGTGCTGAGACGTGCACAGACAGTGTGTACTGCGTGGTGGAAGGTTTCCAAGGATCCTGCCTTGTGGCGAGTCATCGATTTTTCCAACCCTAGGCAGGGGGTTTTTAACGACGAGTACTATGCTATGTGCCGATGTGCAGTGGATCGTAGCCAGGGACAATTGGTGGACATCACCATCCAGTACTTCGGGGACGATGAACTCATGGAATACATCGCCAACcg aTCCCCAAGTCTTAAACGACTTAAACTTGGAACTTGCTTTTTCATATCGGGAAAATGTGCAACTAGAATGATTGCAAAACTTAGACAGTTGGAAGAGTTACACCTTACTATTAGACCATGGATTGGTGCTTCCCACATTATAGCCATTGGTAATTCTTGCCCATTGTTGAAATCATTCTCGTGCAATGGATTTAAGTGCAAGCTTTTAacaaatgaatttattgatCATAATGAGCCGTTTCGGCATGCATATGCTCTCGCAATCAGCCAAAGCATGCCTAATCTACGCCATCTTCAAGTTTTTGCTCATTGGATGGGAAATAAAGGACTTGAGCTCATCCTTAACGGTTGTCCGCACCTCGAATCACTTGATGTCCGACGATGTTTTGATCTCGATCTTGAAGGGGATTTGGGGAAAAGATGTCGTGagcaaataaaatatcttaaacTTCCTGATGACTCAGTTAGTGATATACCGTGGCCTAATTGTGATGGTGGCGATCCATTTGGTACTTCTGCCTACAGCTTTGAAGATTACGTATATGACTATGTTAAACACTACTGTTATAGGCGTAGATTGTAA